Genomic window (Deltaproteobacteria bacterium):
TTGGCAGGTAGTCGGGCAGGGACTGCGGCGGGTTCAAACCCGGCTAAAAGAAATGGGCTCGCCTTTCGACAAGCCCATTTTTGCTTTGAACTTTTTGCCCTTCGTGACGTTGCCGGCGCTGCGCATCACGGCGCGCGGTTTGGTCGACGCCAAGGAGCGGCGCATCGTATCGTTGTTCGCCGATTGAGTTATGACACGCCTTCTTTTTTGACGTCTTGGCGGATCGGCAGCACGCGCGCTTCGTTTTTCTTCATCGAGATGTGGCCTTCGAGGATCGCGCCGTCGCCGATGACCAGACTGATGGTCGTCACGTCGCCGACCACCGAGCCGGGCGGTTGGATTTCCAATTTTTTCTCGGCCACCACGTCGGCCATCACTTTGCCTTGCACCAAGATCGACTGGGCGGAAACTTTTCCTTTGACGATCGCTTGCTGGCCGACAGTGATGTGGCCTTGGGCGACGATCTCGCCTTCAACTTCGCCGTCGATGGTCGCCTGTCCTTCAAAATGAAGCTTACCGTTGATCTTCGTGCCGGCGCCAAGATATGCGCCCACATCCGCCGGAACTCCACTCGGTCGATTGCTTTCTGCCATGATTGCTCCCCCTTCGCAGTGCAATATATAAATCACTCGCCAATCTTTGTCTATGATTCGCGCGCTTAGTTCCGCTTAAAAAATCTGATTCCTTTTGCCTTCGCGTCGGCGCATCTGTTATAAATCCTTTGTGTGACGGTCATCACTTGTGCCGATTCCCATCAGTACTCATCGAAAGTAGCGTTTTCAGCATAGGAGTGTTTCATGCATAGCGAAGATCTGCGGGATTACCTCGACATCCTCGAAGAGTATCACGAAGTGCAACGGATCGGCGCCGAGGTCGATTGGAATCTCGAGATGGGCGCGATCACGCGCCGGGTCTACGATCTCGGCGCGCCGGCGGCGCTGTTCGAAAATATCAAAGGCTATCCCAAAGGCTTTCGCGCTTTGGGCGCACCGCTGGGCACGAGTACGTATCCGGGCCACGGCCAGTTCGCGCGCACGGCGTTGGCGATGAACATGGCGCCAAGTTCGTCGGCTAAAGAGATCATGGCGACTTATTTAGAGCGCAAAGAAAAATTGATTCCACCGGTGCGAGTCAAGACCGGCCCGTGCAAAGAAAATATCGATATCGGCGACGCGGTGGACGTGCTCAAGTTTCCCATCCCGCTGATCCACGGCGGCGACGGCGGCCGTTACATCGGCACTTGGCACACGGTGATCACCAAGGATCCCGACAGTTCTTGGGTCAACTGGGGCATGTACCGTTTGATGGTGCACGACCGCAATACGCTCGGCTGCTTGTTTCCGATGCAGCAGCATATCGGCCAGATGTATCAAAAATATGAAGCGATGAATAAACCGATGCCGGTGGCGGTCGCGATCGGCGGCCAGCCGGTGATTCCGCTGGTCAGCTGCGTGATGTTGCCGCCCTACGTCAACGAGGCCGATGTCGCCGGCGCGCTCCAAGGCGCGCCGATTCCCATGGTCAAGTGCGAAACTATCGATCTGGAAGTGCCAGCGTCGGCGGAGATCGTCATCGAAGGCGAAGTGCTGCCGCACGAGCGCCGCACCGAAGGGCCGTTCGGCGAGTACATGGGGTACGAGGCCGGCAAGTCGTCGCCCAAACCGATTCTAAAAATCAAAGCGATTACCTATCGCAACAATCCGATCCTGCCGTTTTCCAACATGGGCATGCCGGTGCATGAAGGGCAGACCGCTACCGCCTTGATCAAGGGCGCGGAGATTTATGCTGAATTGAAAAAGCTCGGGCTGCCGGTGAAGGCGGTTTATTGCCCGCCCTTCGGCGTCGGTCACATGTGTGTGGTGTCGACGGAAATTCCGTTCATCAATTTTGCCCGCCGCGTCGCCCACGCGGTGTGGGCGACCAAGCCGGGTCTGTTTGTCTATTACATGGTGATAGTCGAACCCGACGTCGATCCGACCAACATGGACGAAGTGCTGCACGCGATTACCACCAAATGTCATCCGGTCAACGGCATCCACCATGTGCCGCATATTCCCGGCTTTCCGGTGCTGCTGCCGTTCTTACCGCCCAAAGAAAGGTTGATCGGCGACGCCGCCGGCGTGATCTTCGATTGCACCTGGCCAAAGGATTGGCCCAAAGAAAGCATTCCCGAGAAAGCGACCTTCGAAAATCTCTGGCCGAAAGATTTACAAGTGCGCGTGCTGCAGAACTGGGAGGCTTACGGTTTTGGCAAGGCGGAAACTTTGAAGCCGCGCTAGAAATCGTCGCGGCATTAGCAATGCTTAAGAAGCGCGCGGCTTGATCGCCCGAGCCATGCGCCGGGGAATTTGCTTCACCGATGCTTTACCGGCGCCCCAAGGTGAGTGGAGATACCAGCCGCCGATGTCAGTCGCCGCCATCGGCCGCGCCATGTGAAATCCCTGGGCGACATCGCAACCGAGGCTCGCCAAACGATCCCACATCTCTTGGGTTTCCACGCCCTCAGCGATCACTTGCAGGGCCAAACGTTGGCCCAGGTCGATGATCGAGCGCACGATCGCTTGGTCATGATCGTTGGTGGTCATCTGACTGATGAAGGTCCGGTCGATTTTGATGCCGGTGATCGGTAGTTTTTTGAGATTTCCGAAGGACGAGTAGCCGGTGCCGAAATCGTCGATGTAGATGCGCATACCGCGGCTGCTCAAGTGCTCCAAAGCTTTAGAGACATTCAAATCTTCGTTGAGAATGACGTTTTCGGTGATCTCAATTTCCAGAAGATCGGCCGGCAAGTCATATTCTTTGAGCAACCCGTCGATATAGTCGGGCAGGGAGTCGTCGTTAAAATTGCGTGGCGATAAATTGACCGCCACCGGAATGTGAAACCCGACGCGGTGCCAAAGCCGGCATTGGGCGATAGCCTCGCGCAATACCCAGCGGCTGAGCGCGTGGATCAAGCCGGTGCGTTCGGCCACCGGCACGAATTGATAGGCTGGCAGCAACCCATGCTGCGGGTGAT
Coding sequences:
- a CDS encoding polymer-forming cytoskeletal protein; this encodes MAESNRPSGVPADVGAYLGAGTKINGKLHFEGQATIDGEVEGEIVAQGHITVGQQAIVKGKVSAQSILVQGKVMADVVAEKKLEIQPPGSVVGDVTTISLVIGDGAILEGHISMKKNEARVLPIRQDVKKEGVS
- a CDS encoding UbiD family decarboxylase, coding for MHSEDLRDYLDILEEYHEVQRIGAEVDWNLEMGAITRRVYDLGAPAALFENIKGYPKGFRALGAPLGTSTYPGHGQFARTALAMNMAPSSSAKEIMATYLERKEKLIPPVRVKTGPCKENIDIGDAVDVLKFPIPLIHGGDGGRYIGTWHTVITKDPDSSWVNWGMYRLMVHDRNTLGCLFPMQQHIGQMYQKYEAMNKPMPVAVAIGGQPVIPLVSCVMLPPYVNEADVAGALQGAPIPMVKCETIDLEVPASAEIVIEGEVLPHERRTEGPFGEYMGYEAGKSSPKPILKIKAITYRNNPILPFSNMGMPVHEGQTATALIKGAEIYAELKKLGLPVKAVYCPPFGVGHMCVVSTEIPFINFARRVAHAVWATKPGLFVYYMVIVEPDVDPTNMDEVLHAITTKCHPVNGIHHVPHIPGFPVLLPFLPPKERLIGDAAGVIFDCTWPKDWPKESIPEKATFENLWPKDLQVRVLQNWEAYGFGKAETLKPR
- a CDS encoding bifunctional diguanylate cyclase/phosphodiesterase, which encodes MPQIGQQKPKSAVNLDFFQSAPLTPAPLSDAAQRRGLLDRQSFNQELEHAIQTPDCAPFALIILGLDRFRDINHILGPNKGDALLKQLAKRFHKAIGASSIKAHLGGDEFAALLPALGKPQLDDICRRILRTVDSPFVIDGVPIDLAASIGVALYPAHSDNANLLFQRATIALENTKQHSRGFSIYDSSSDPYTELKQAYVSGLRSAIEQNQLALFYQPKVDLRTGKMLGVEALAQWHHPQHGLLPAYQFVPVAERTGLIHALSRWVLREAIAQCRLWHRVGFHIPVAVNLSPRNFNDDSLPDYIDGLLKEYDLPADLLEIEITENVILNEDLNVSKALEHLSSRGMRIYIDDFGTGYSSFGNLKKLPITGIKIDRTFISQMTTNDHDQAIVRSIIDLGQRLALQVIAEGVETQEMWDRLASLGCDVAQGFHMARPMAATDIGGWYLHSPWGAGKASVKQIPRRMARAIKPRAS